The nucleotide sequence ATCAAAGAAAGCACCCAACCCTACCTTCTCCCCATTTACCATAGGGGACGGGTAGGATAAGAAGAAGGAGGACTCTTTGAGTGTCATCATCCTCGGTGCTGAAAATTAAAGGAGGAAAAGAAATGGTTGCCTTCTCCATCATTTCCACCCGAAAGGTAATAATAATAAGCACAGTGAGGTTGGAAGGAGAATTCGAGAGCTCATGAGATCTGAAGGCTAAAGGTTGGGGTCCAGCAATGTAACCATCATTTCCTTAAATGAGTCCAAACAAGCTTCTGCTTCAATCCAAAAgaggtgtatatatatgtgtgtatttgGTCACAACCACAGGACAGTGATACAGCCCATCCTTCCTCTTccaccctcctctcctcctctcacACACCCTCCTCCTCTCTGTTACATAGTCATGCCTGCCTCTTTCTCGCTtcccttatttcttgaaacatagcCCACTGTTCCATCTGTTCCGTGTgtgttcctcttcttcaccggtCCTTATCTCGAGTAAATCCTGGTGCTCATTGGTTGTCCTGTCCCTGTCCACTCCACTGTAGCGCGAAGGAGATGTAGGAGCACTCTTCTCTTGATCCCAGGCGACGCAGGAGTGAACTGTTTCAGATAAGGTTAGAAAGTCTGGATTTTTAGGTGCTCTTCTTTGCTTTGACTCTGATCTTGGGCAGCAAAAAGATGACATTTTTCCTGGTTCTGTCGATTGCTGTTGGATTATGTTTTGATTGATGCTGGTTTTGGAGTGTTACATGTTTCGGATTCTTACCGGAGGAAGAAACTCCATGTTCGTTTGCTCCGTGATGTCTGGCTCTTTTGTTTCCATGCGATGCGATGCCCTGGCAAATCCGGCGAGGTGGTGTAGGTGTTCGATGATTTGATAATGTGAATGGCTTTGGCTCTGTCTCGGCCGCACTTTGTCTTCTTCCAACAGCCGTCCGAAGCGATCAGTGTTTCGTTGGTCTTTCTTGGACGCCACCTTTTCGCTTCATTATGCTGGCAAAACACGGTGGAAGAAGATGTTGTGTGTTGTTTCGTTGATCTCGCAGGGAATCCATCTTTTCTTGCTGTTTTACTTGCGTCCTGATCGCGTTCGAGGCTTTCTCGGGATTTCTCTGACTCGAAGTTGGTTCTTTTACCATCTCAATTTTAGTTCCGCTGTTCTCCGTGCTGTGCAGTTTGATCTTGTCGCCCCGTTTCATCTTCCTCATGGCGGGTGAGAGATCATGGGAGGAGTCTTATCCCGTTACCTACTTCCGGGGCGAGGTTGGGGGGCTCAAGCCACTCCCCGAAGACAGTGACAACCGAGACGAAGACGCATTGATTTCATTGGACGCCATCCTGCCTGATGACCTCTTGGAGAAGGTTTTGTCCTTCTTGCCCATTGCGAGCATCATCCGATCGAGCTCAGTCTGCAGGCAGTGGTACGACGCCGTGCGTTCCGGGAGGTACTCATGGACCAAGATGTCGCCACAGAAGCCATGGTACTTCATGTTCACCTGCAGCGACGACGCCGTCTCGGGCTACGCCTACGACCCGAGCCTCCGGAAGTGGTACAGCTTCGACCTCCCTTGCATTGAGAAGAGCAACTGGTCGGCCTCCTCTTCCTGTGGGCTGGTCTGCTTCATGGACGGGGACAACCGGAGCCGCATCTTCGTCTGCAACCCCATCACGAGGGACTGGAAGCGGCTGCACGACGCCCCCGGCGAGAGAGCCCCAGACTACAGCGCGCTCGCCATGTCGGTGGACCGGAGAACTCACGGCTACACCGTCGCCGTCGCCAAGTGCAAGCAGGTGCCCCAGGATTACTACCAGTGGGACTTCTCCGTCCACATCTACGAGTCGGAGGCCAGATCGTGGGTGACCCCCTTCACCGAGGTCTTGGTGGGGTGGAGGGGAGGAGACGAGTGCGTGATCTGCAATGGAGTCCTCTACTGCTTGGTCTACTCCACCGCCGTGCTCAGGAACGTTGAGCCGCGCCACTGCTTGGTGATGTACGACCTCTCGGCCCGACCTTCCCGCACATCCCTGATGCAAATGGCCATCTCCGTGCCATGCTCGCTGACCTGCGGCAGGCTGATGAACCTCCGAGACAGGCTGGTCATGGTCGGCGGGATCGGGAAGCACGACCGGCCGGGCATCATCAAGGGGATCGGCATCTGGGAGCTGCACAGGAGGAAGGAGTGGCGAGAGGTGGCTCGAATGCCGCACAAGTTCTTCCAGGGCTTCGGTGAGTTCGACGACGTTTTCGCCAGC is from Musa acuminata AAA Group cultivar baxijiao chromosome BXJ1-6, Cavendish_Baxijiao_AAA, whole genome shotgun sequence and encodes:
- the LOC103987783 gene encoding F-box/kelch-repeat protein At3g61590 is translated as MAGERSWEESYPVTYFRGEVGGLKPLPEDSDNRDEDALISLDAILPDDLLEKVLSFLPIASIIRSSSVCRQWYDAVRSGRYSWTKMSPQKPWYFMFTCSDDAVSGYAYDPSLRKWYSFDLPCIEKSNWSASSSCGLVCFMDGDNRSRIFVCNPITRDWKRLHDAPGERAPDYSALAMSVDRRTHGYTVAVAKCKQVPQDYYQWDFSVHIYESEARSWVTPFTEVLVGWRGGDECVICNGVLYCLVYSTAVLRNVEPRHCLVMYDLSARPSRTSLMQMAISVPCSLTCGRLMNLRDRLVMVGGIGKHDRPGIIKGIGIWELHRRKEWREVARMPHKFFQGFGEFDDVFASSGADDLIYIQSFGSPALLTFDMAQKLWKWSTKSPVTKRFPLQLFTGFCFEPRLEVAS